From the genome of Bos javanicus breed banteng chromosome 20, ARS-OSU_banteng_1.0, whole genome shotgun sequence:
ctctgttgtccccttctcctccagccttcagcctttcccagcatcagggtcttttccagtgagtcagttcttcgcatcaggtggccgaagtattggagtttcggcttcagtcgtttcaatgaatattcaggactgatttcctttaggatggactggttggatcttcttgctgtccagggtactctcaagagtcttctccaacaccacagttcaaaagcatcaattcttctgtgctcagctttctttacagcccaactctcacatccatatatgactactggaaaaaccatagctttgactagatggacctttgttggcaaagtaatgtctctgctttttaataagttgtctaggttggtcataactttaattccaaggagcaagcgtcttttaatttcatggctgcagtcaccatctgcagtgattttggagccccccaaaatagtctgtcactgtttccactgtttccccatctatttgccatgaagtgatgggaccagatgccatgatcttagttttctgaatgttgaggtttaagccaactttttcactctcctctttcactttcatcaagagactctttagttcactttctgccataaagttggtgtcatctgcctatctgaggttattgatatttctcccagtaatcttgattccagcttgtgcttcatccagtccagcatttctcatgatgtactctgcatataagttaaataagcagggtgacagtatacagccttgacacactcctttgcctgtctggaaccagtctgttgttccacgtccagttctaactgttgcttcctgacctgcatacagatttctcaggaggcaggtcaggtggtctggtattcccatctctttcagaattttccaccgtttgttgtgatccacacagtcaaaggctttggcagagtcaataaaacagaagatgcttttctggaactcttgctttttcgatgagccagcagatgttggcaatttgatctctggttcctctgccttttctaaatccagcttgaacatctggaagttcatggttcacgtactgttgaagcctggcttggagaattttgagaattactttgagCACTACCCCAGCAAGACAATAGGAGAGGTGaaatcacgtttagaatcaaaccccatacccaccagagatgctcagaggcaGAGGGCACACCAGGACCGAGAgcccccacagagactgagacagaactgtgtgagtgtctcctgaggaggtacgggtcagcagtggactgctgcggGGGCAAGGGCTCCGGgagcagcagacctgggtgtggcatgagccctcttggaggaggtggccattaacccaccatagagctgccagaacttacacatgactgagaaaatacactcttggaggacacaaacagaaccttgtacgcaccaggacccaggagaaaggagcagtgaccgcACAAGACACTGACCCaaacttgcccgtgagtgtctgggagtctccagcagaggcgtgggtcggcagtggcctgctgcagggtcgggagcactgagtgcagcagtgcatcatgggaccttttgaaggaggttgccattattttcattacctccaccgtagtttggcctcaggtcaaacaacagggagggaacacagcactACCCAGCAAAaggaaattggattaaagatttactgagcacgactccgcccatcagaacaagacccagtttccccctcagttagtctctcccatcaggaagcttccgtAAGCCTCCTATCCTttttcatcagagggcagacagactgaaaaccacaatcacagaaaactaaccaatctgatcacatggaccacagccttgtctagctcaatgaaactatgagtcatgccatgtagggccacccaatatggacagatgggtcatggtggagagttctgacaaaacgtgatcctctggagaagggaatggtaaaccacttcagtagtcttgccttgagaaccccatgaacagtgtgaaaaatcCCCACCCGCCAGGGCCGCCCAAAACCTTTAGATGCCCTGTGGCCCACAAGGCGGAGGGAGTCCCCAGGAAAAGGATGCAGGTGCACGGTTTGATCCCCGAGTGGGGAATAGCCTCTGGAGGGAtgctgacaacccactccagtattccttcctggagaatcccatggacagaggagcccggagggctgcagtccatggggtcgcacagagtcaggcaagactggagGGACTTGGGTACACACGCGGGGAACGGGAAGGCCGGGTTGTAAGGGGAGGAGAAAGGCAGCCCACCCGGGAGGAACCCAACGACCTTCGCTCCGCACCGACTTGGCTCCGCCTCTGTGTCCCGCCCCGCAGGCACCGCCACGTGACCCCGCCGCCATCTTCCTTCCTGGCGGACACTCTGAACGGCGGCGTCCCCGTCCCACTGCGCAGGCGCGGCCCAGGGCGCAGGCGCACGGGCTGGGGACGCGCGCCACAGTCGAGCCGGGCGCGGTCTTTCCAGGTGGGTCCTGGGGGTTCTGAGGGGCTCCGGAGGCGGCAGAAGTTCGAAGCTCCAGGAGGGCGCTAGTCGGGGACCCCTGGCCTCGATTTCCCCCGCTGAGCCGCGGGTGCGGGCCCGGCACTGTCCGGGACCTCACGCTTTGTGCCCTGTGACCCCAGGACCGGGCCGCCCGAGGAGAGCGTGGACGCAGGCCTCGTGCGGCCCCGCGGCCGGGGACCCCGGGCTCGGTGCCGGGATCAGAGGGGGACCCCGTGCGCCTGGCCGCGCTCGTGTCCTCCCAGGGACACGCTTCCTCCTAGGCCCCGTGTCCTGAGCTCAGGGGCGCGGGGAGGGCGGTTTTCTCGGCGGCGCGAGCCACCGGCCACTGTGACAACTTCTCCTCTCCGTCCCCAGGTCCAGCCACGACATGGCCACCGCCCTCCTAAGGAGAGTGGCCTCCGCCGTGGGCCCGCTGCTGCAGCTGGGGGGCCGCCCGCTTTCCGCGCTCGCGCAGGGCCCCCCGCGCGCCGGCCCTGCCACTCACACGCCCCCCGGCCTGGTTGCCGCGCTCCTCGCCGCGCGCCCGGCGCTCGGCCTGCAGCCCGCCCTGGGCTTCAAGACCAAGGGCGTCCTCAAGAAGCGCTGCAAGGGCTGCTACCTGGTGAAGAGGCGCGGGCGCTGGTTCATCTACTGCAAGACCAACCCAAAGCACAAGCAGAGACAGATGTAGAAGCCCTGCCCGGGAGACGGTGCTGCCATACGGAGAGGACAGTGGCACGTGAACACCCTGCAGCGTTCCACCGAGCAGACCCCCTGCGGCCTGGCCTGCGGCTCACCTCCTTGTGGCCCAGGACCCGACCAAGCCAGAGCCCCACCTGGAACCGGGGCCCTTCTACCTCCAGTGTGAACTCAGCTGTGTTGGTGCTCAGGCGGGCAGATGGGCGTCCGGTGGAGGGAAAGCTGGCTTTGTCCAGTCAGAGGGCATGTTCTTCCAAGGCTGCCCTGTCTCTGTTCAGCCACACCCACGCTGCAGCCTGTGGATTCAGATTCATGTCCTCAGCGTTCCTGACTCCAGGGTGAGCCGGGGAGGGCTGGATAGCCATCTGTAGGTCGCAGAAGAGTCAACTCGTTTATATCTATATAAATGTACTTTGGACATTGATTTAATGCGTTTACCATCCTTGGTCTGAGACTAGAAGTGTGCGTGCATACGTGTGTCCATGTATGTGTGGGTGCCGTGTGTACATGCATGCCCTTGTAAGCTGCTGTGTGCCCTGTCTGCATgggtgcatgagtgtgtgtgctcagtgggtATGAACTGAGTCTGCAGAACTGCTTCTGTGGACTCCACAGACTGTGATCTGGAGCCGGTGTCCGGGGTCACCCGTCACAGGCTACAGTGGTGACTGTGTGAGTCGCTCTTTTCTGGGGCTCGCTCGTCCCTATTTAAAGGTCAGAGAATGACTGTCTTCTTCCCGGTACCCAATGGGCCAGCACTACAGCCCCGGATCACAGCACGACAGGAAGATCAGCCGAGGTCAGGAGGCAGCAACCCGTGACGGTCTTTCAAGCACAGTGTGGACGCCGGGGGTCAAGAAGGAAGACACTAGACAGACTTGCCCGGCAGGTGCACTCCACACCTGGTGGGAACAGCTGTTGCTCTCCTGCTCTGCTGCCCCGACACCCCTCCGTCTGCTCCATGAAGTCCAGGAGTCAATGGCTTCGTGAGTAC
Proteins encoded in this window:
- the MRPL36 gene encoding large ribosomal subunit protein bL36m; the encoded protein is MATALLRRVASAVGPLLQLGGRPLSALAQGPPRAGPATHTPPGLVAALLAARPALGLQPALGFKTKGVLKKRCKGCYLVKRRGRWFIYCKTNPKHKQRQM